The Brassica napus cultivar Da-Ae chromosome C7, Da-Ae, whole genome shotgun sequence genomic interval CttgatttttcttcttcttcttcagatatCTCATGGATTCGTCTGACGAAGAGGGAGAGATTCTACCTGACTACGTTGATGAATACTCTTTCGTCGATCAAAGCGACATACCTGTCAAGTTTTCTATTCTTCCGGCCAAATGGGACGAcgacgaagaggaagaggaagatccCAGACTGCCTGTGTATCTGCGTGGCAGCACTGATTGTGGAAACGAGTCTGTTTGTAAGCTAGCTAAAGCTTGGAGGTTTGATCTGTGTGATGAACGTCTCAAGGTCCAAGTGTTTCTACATGGGATGCGCTGGATAACTCTACACAAACCAGCAAAGAGTTATGAAGCTTTAGTTAGGACGACTCTGGTAACGCTTCAGTGTCTTCACTTTGTTAAAAGGAATCCTGAGGCATCAAGCGACCGTGTGTGGAGAAGTTTGGACAAAGTGGATGGGTATGCTTAGTGGTTCCTTCAGTTTATCTTGATATGCTCTCCTTTTAATATCATCTGAATCGATCTTGATGTTTGCTCAGGATCCAACCTTCAGAGCATGACTTATCAGATCATGTTTCTTTGGTCTGTCGAGCTATGAAGATGGATCAGGATTTAACAAAATCAAAGGTCTGTTTTCTCTTTGGTCTTTTCTTATCTTCGTTGGAAGGATTTGGTAATGGGTTGACTTAGTTACCTTTTCGTACTTAACGCATTTTATTGTGTGCAGTGTCTACGCAAGTTTCTGGAGAAGACTTTCCAAACAACACCTACCGAAGTGGTGAGAGACTTATTTACAAGTGGTTTACGTGTTCTCTGCCTCCTCACTTGCTCTCTTTCTACTGAGATTAATTATTGTTTTCTGTTATTAAGGAACTTCCAACGCAACATCAAGAAGATGCTCAGCTACCACAGGAACAGAATTTCACTGCTGATAATATGTTAGACGAGGAAAGCAGCAGTGATGATGATTCTGAGATGAACTTGCAGTTTGATACTGTCTGCTCTATCTGTGACAATGGTGGTTATATTCTGTGGTAAGTCAAGCTGCATAGTTTCTCAATATTTGATGTATCATAGTTTGATACAGTCTgtttctaatttctttctttttttttttttaaattcagttGTGAAGGAAGCTGCTTGAGAGCTTTCCATCCGACCATAGCTGATGGGGCTGACACATCGTGCGAGTCACTAGGATTCCCTGATGGGACTCAAATTCATGTACTGTGAATCCCCTTTAGAGTTCCTGTTAAATATGCTATTACGGTTATACTTCATGTTGATGTTAATTTGCTGGATATGTAGTCACTTAGGGAGTATCTCTGTAACAACTGTCTACACAAACAGCACCAGTGCTATGCTTGCGGCCAATTGGGATCTTCTGATGAAAACTCCTCTCAAGAGGTATTATATCGTTGCACCATATCATTCTTCATTTGGATACTTGGCTAATTTATCTGTATTGAGTACTTGCAAGCTTCATTCAACTTTTTACTTATCTGAAGGTCTTCCCTTGTTCTGCCTCAAATTGCGGTCATTTCTATCATCCAATATGTGTTGCAAAGCTTCTCCACGATGGTGATCAAATCAAAACAGAAGAACTTCAAGCCAAGATTTCTGCTAGAGATCCTTTTTTCTGTCCTCTACACATATGCAAAGTCTGTAAgacaagtgaaaacaaaaatctatatgCGTGCCACTTTGCTGTATGCAGACGCTGTCCAACTGCTTACCACAGAAAATGTTTACCTAGGTAAAaccattttttcattttactttCTCCTTAAATCTTCTAATGGCCGTGTATATCGCCTTCAGGTTTTTTGCTTCTTTATTGTACTCAGGGAGATTACTTCTGAACTCAACTGTGACGAGGAAACACCTCAGAGAACCTGGGAAAAACTGCTTCCATACAATCGCATTCTGATATACTGTTTGTAAGTTTTTTGAATATTCTGAGTGCATTTTAAAGCCAGAGGTTTTTGATGTCATGATCTGCTCAATGTACATAGcttttttcatattattttgaACAGGAACCATGAGATAGTAGGTAATCTTGGTACTCCAGCTAGAGACCACTTAGTTTTTCCTGATGTATCTGGCCCAAGAAGAACACTAAGTCACGGTCTTGAGCCTGTCAAAGAGGATGTTCCGAGTGTGGTGACGGGTTTTAAGCATCATGAAGGTATCAATAGATCTAGGAAACCAAGGATGAATTTTAAGGTCAATGACTATCTTAATAAACGGAGGATGGAGAGCATTGAGAAAAGGTTGTCTAAACAAGAAGTTCCTTCCGACTTTGCCGATCCTAACGATGTAGACGACGAGGATGTTGAATCGAGGTGATGTTTTATCTTTCCACTCAACAATGAAACAACAAGATATTTATTACATTACTGATGATAGTTTCAactaatcattttattttttttctgggtTACACAGGGTGTTATCAATAATTGACGAAGTGGACTCATCGTTTAGTTTTGAGGAGTTTGTTAAGTCTCGTGGGGAAACCCATGCACAATGCTACCAGTCAAGAAATGATGTCGGCAAGAACATCACAACAGGATTGGTTGAAACTCATGTCAATGTATGTTTTTCAATCTAAAACTCATCACAACAGTAGTGTCGGCTCCTGAATCCTTACGTCTGTTTTGCAGGCCGCTCGAGCTGCGTTAAAGATGTTTGAAGCAGGGCGGAACGAAGATGCCAGAGCTATATTTGATCCCGATCTTCTAGTCCAACTCATGAAGCATAAGGTTTGTAATCACATTTAGTTTTCATATCATCTAAGAGTTTGCTCAGACATGTTTTTGAACTGCTGCAGACGAAGCTTGAAATTtatctttctccttttctcCACGGAATGCGCTACACATCCTTTGGTCGTCACTTCACAAAGCTAGAGAAGCTTGAAGAGGTGAActatttatctctctctctttgttttcttaacCTGTGTTTTAGCTTCGATCTGTTAAAGTCTACCGGTATATAGATACTTATTTGAAACTGGTTTACTTGAACTTAATGATGCAGATAGTAGAGAGGCTCCACTCTTACGTGCAAAATGGAGATACAATAGTGGACTTCTGTTGTGGCTCTAACGACTTAAGTTGTTTGATGAAAGCAAAGCTTGAGAAAACGGGAAAAACTTGCTTCTTCAAGAACTTCGATCTCATTCTACCTAAGGTACAAGACTCgctcttttacttttttgtctTAGAAGTTGTGTCTGAAACATGACGTTCCCGTGGCAGAACACTTTCAACTTTGAGAAGAGAGATTGGTTGACTGTGAAGAAAGAAGAGTTACCTGACGGCTCTCGACTGGTACAGAAAGCAAACAACATCCTAAACTTGAGAAGCACTTCTTGAATCCCACTCACTaagatctttctttttcttttgatgttATGGATAAGAACAGATAATGGGATTGAACCCGCCTTTCGGTTTCAAATCCAGTCTTGCTAACACTTTCATCCAGAAGGCCCTTGAGTTTAAACCGAAGATTCTGATCCTCATCGTACCAAGTGAGACAAAAAGGTAAAAAAGCAAATACAGTGTCTCAATAACAAACTTTTCTTTAACTCTGGCTTCATCTATTACAACCAGGGTCGATGCGATAGCTGAGTATGATTTGATTTGGGAGGACACCAATCTACTTTCAGGAAAGGTACGTACCACGTTTACAATGAATTCAACTCTCCGTTTGTTGTACCAATAGCTTTGGATAACACTCTgttttttgctctgtttttagTCTTTCTACTTGCCCGGGTCCATAGATGTGAACAACAAAACGATAGAGCAGTGGAACAATATACCGCCACCTCTGTACCTTTGGAGCCGAAGGGACTGGACTTGGAACCACAAGGCTATAGCGCTTCAACAGGGTCACATAACACATATGTATCACTCGACTTACACAGTGGGTCTCCATCACGCAGAGCCTCCTCCGGATGATGGTATTGTACAAGAGATGGAGATATCTCCTCTTGATTAACTTATCAGTGTGCAAGAGGAATTCAAAACATCACCCCATATCCAAAGCTTATGAAGTTACTATGAGAGTACTATTCCACGTGGATTCATATGATATAGTATTAAGGAACCTTAAGAGACAACGGTTTGGTTTAGTATTATCACCTTTTTTTGTTGGGAGTCTTCCTTATGATTACTAAGGTCGAAAACTTGTGAAAAATCTCTTAATTTTATAACACAAAATTTTAGAATTATATCTTTGGTAAATTTAGTTTATTACATCAGTTACAGTGACTTTCATTACACTCAAATTGGTAACAATTGAATTATTAGTAACAAGGCGGCAAGTCAGGCGGTGGAGGCAGCATCTGCTGGTTTATTCCTCTGCCGTTCTTGACAATGAAGACAACGTTCATACCCCACGTGAGATGTCTATCAAAGTGACAATGCATGAACCAAACCCCTACAAACACAATTGCAAACAAGACTGGTTACAATACTACAATTCATACACTTGGAAGTAGCCACTAGTGTAACGGTTGATCTAGGTCATGTGTATAAGGTTATATGAAATAATGTAAGGTACGTACCAGGATTGTTAGCTGTGAATCTGATAGCGACCCAACCGCTTCTTGGCACAGTCGCCGTATTTCTATACGGAGGATCTTTGAGATTATACTTCGTCGACGGATCTTTCGTTACGTTATAGTTACCAAACCCAAAACCAACGATATAGAAGCTAAAACCATGCAAATGCATGGGATGATCGATTCCACCACCACCTAAATTCGTCCCTTGAAGAACAATTTCAACCGTTTCCCCAAACTTAATCATCTTTACTTCCGTGGCAAGTCTCGGTGTCTGCAAAAACAACGGTTGATCCTCCGCGGTAAAATTGAAAACCAGCGGCGGAAACGCAGGAAACCGCGTTCCGTAAACGCCCTTAATGTGAAGGTAATAAGCTTTTAGTATGGCGTTTACATGAGCGTTACGGATACACCGCTACGGGTCAACGCCATTCaagatattttttattgtatggTCGTGTCCCCCGTGTAATAATAGTATAGGagcccaattttttttataaatctatatatttatataaaaaaaataataaataataaatcaaattgAAAATGgtccaaaattatttgatacaAGATATGAGCACGTTGTGTTGCAACgagttttgtttgatgttttaatttaattaaaaccataaaataataaatcattttattatagtattatgattattttttgcatatgttgtttgagatttattttataattaaaaaccgttttcacacataagttcaagttaatatttgtattttataattatggtgcatagatgagttgttataaactttatacTAATGATTAGAGAAACTACTATACATAAACATTTAAACTGAACACAATCcgaaataagaaatgaaaagtaaaaagaaatgaaagttaAATACACAAATCGAatcaatgacaacattatacatgttcttatgcagtaatttaatgttttattaaataagtctttaaatttttattttgctagttttttttaaaaaagaaaacattatattttataatcttcattttatttacaattaaaaataaaaaataatattaaatactcttttacaattttgtttaagatttagaAGGTAAATTATTGTCATATAACCTATTACAATTTTCTTCTTTctagaatttcagaaaaaaatattgctatcaaataattatttttagttataaataaatattttcaaaattgttatttttacaaatcgtatcaatactaattttacaatatcatgttcatcatcaaacactctcttaaaaataatatcaaataattttttacacTTCTCTTTTGGTTaagacttaaaaatattatacaatttttttttaggattttgttttataaaaaaaaaaataactatcaaatattcttttacagttttataggattttagaaaaggaaattaatattacataatattttacaattatatttttctaggattaaaaaaaaacaatttctatcaaataactatttccagttaatattaactatttttaaaatttgcaattttcaaaattcgttttttttcaattttttttgttaattgaataattgttactatcatgtttatcattaaatttttgaagtaaaaattactattaaataaaattttacaattctctctGGTCAcgatttaaaagaaaatgaaaaattcttagTTGGTTAAGTTTAGAaaagaattttcttttaaaaatctcttttatttaagattttaggaaaaaaagaagttattttTACATAATGGAAGTTTTGATTGACACATtcacaatctaattttttaagTTAATTTGAAGTGAAAGTTAATTTAAGTTAATCTTTTAAGTTAGTTTTTATTGATATcaggtgaaatatttgaagttaattttggtttatatttttttaacacaaaattattaaaaagtaaagttagttaattataagaaaaatatgattagttttacatttttattttatttagacttttgaaaaagaaattaattattttatttcttttagattttatacaactattttattttaaatagaaaatttctgtttaattatttatatattttatcttatacatacaaatacttttttttttatcaaaatacatacaaatacatatttatcatattcacacatactcatgtaccacaataacaacaaaattaaaagttatgctAGCCTCATAAGATGtaataaagataataaaaagttgagttgtatcaagaaattaaaagaaaatactcatataatacttttcatataaatactattgtgttttgtaaaaataatatgtggaagcttaaacctaaatatagatgtgaaatatttgtaactattttttgtcataattttttaacgtacaattatcttttaaaaaaggaaagttatttacttataagataataataagagtacttttaaaattttcttttacttatgcttttaaaaaaattaatattatttattttaaatttagtttttttcatgtttttattaaataatttattgtacttgtaggattttacaattcatttttgtttaacatttgtttcttaaaagttaatttttatcttttataattgtttgtctttaatatcttttaaaataaacattataacgaaatataataataatattaataataataataataataataataataagactattaaataatatttataattaaatttttagaaaaaatgtttttattattttagtatatatatatatatatttgattatgatatagtttaacacatatcacatttttaaatatataactaccATGTGTCACAATCATGTAAATTAGCATTTTTGAAGAACCAATctcaatataatcttttataattatatttcattaaaagtttagaaaagaaaaattatatttaataaattgttttcaaatctattttttaggattttgaaaaaggaaaatttctaaaacaattactactaaatattttttaaatcgtttttactattaaataatttttaaaagtagttttttcaaaattcatttttattatcttattatacatatttttaatcattatatatttaaacaactgtcacaatattagaagaaaaattattattaaataatattttgcaattatcttttgattaaaattttaaaaaggaaaattactattaaataatatatataataatatttttaataaaattcgtttttgttaatatcttagtatatatatttttaattatgagatagattaacacatgtcataatcctaaatatataattgacatatgtcgcgatcatgttaattagcaattttaaagaaccaaactttatatgataagatgtatatagttttattttcattacaaatgtacaaaatattactgattaaaatttaaaagtattttaaacattatctacttataaattttaaagggtgaaaaaatgtttttgccGTAAGACCCCGGACAATGTTGAGCTGGGACTGACAAAAGGTTTTGCTAAGGAAATCCTTTATTCTATCATAATATCTTTAttagaatctttaaaaaaaaatctataaatactAACACCTCTTTTCTACCAAAAACACTTCACCCGACCTTGAAACTTTAAAGGTAAAACCAGTATTTCATAGTTGATGATACATGATTTAAACATTCAATTTCATTATAAAGTATTTTTGTGTGTGCAGAGATAGCATGGAAGAGCAGACACAGATTCCTTTGCAAACCCCAGGTGTTGAGGTGATTCTCTTATTTGACTTTTCTCTTTATCGTTCGTgtagtttctttttattttacaaaaccaaaattactttcttctttgtttcatttttcactattttttttagagatatcatgattatttttatgGCTACTTAGGATTTTTTTAGGTGATTCTCTTATTCGACTTTTCTCCTTTAACGTtcgtttagttttttttttttttacaaaaccatttttttcttagttgTTTGATATTTCACTTTTGTGTAGAGATAGGGTAAATATTTTAATGGCCACTTAGGATTTTTTTAGGAATTCCAATAATTATGAATgtcttatgtttttatttatgtttaaaaaagttatatttttttttcaaaagtaacGGAGatactatatttattaaatatttttatatcacttgtctaaaattttattcaaactaaataaatattaactcttttaaataaatattaactttgtttatatttttttgttgtaggaACTAATTATTTGTTACAACCAAAATCTCCTTAAAGTAATAATGTTGTTGCTTGAGAGTGAATGTTTGAATCCAAACCGTGACAGAGTACTAATGAGAATTGATCGAGACCAAGGATGGTGCCATACGATGCAAATGATAAATGGGCATGATCAAGAGTGCTATGAAACTCTACGAATGCATCAAGAAACTTTTCGACTGTTATGTGATAGGTTGAGGAATGACTATGGACTACGAGAATCTCGAGAATGTGGTCTAGAAGAGGCTGTTGCAATGTTTCTTGAAACTGTTGCGCATGATGAAGTCCAGCGAACAATCGCAACACAATATCAACGCAATCAAGAAACAGTGAATAGAAAGTTTCATGAAGTTTTGGATGCACTTGTTCGCATGTCTCAAGATATTATAAAGCCTGGAGAAAATGAACTTCGACAAGTAAGCAGCACCCTCTCTTCTAATACAAGGTATTATCCTTTCTTCAGTGGTTGCATAGGAGCTCTTGATGGTACACATGTGTCAGTGCGAGTTGGATCTGAAAAAAAGAGAAGTATTGGAATTTACGAAAGCAACATCCTACCATGAACGTGCTTGCGATATGTAACTTCAGAATGgagtttatatatacatatgtggGGACACCGGGAAGAGCACATGATTCGAAGATATTGACATATTGTGCACAGAACGATGAATATTTTCCAACTCCTAAAGGAAAATATTTTCTCGCTGATTCAGGATACCCTAATAGGAAGGGATATCTTGCTCCGTACCGTCGAGTTCGATATCATCCGCATCAATGGAGAAGGGGACAACCTACAAATGAGAATGAAATGTTTAACAAACGTCATTCTTCTTTGCGTTCTGTGATTGAGCGAACTTTCGGGGTGTGGAAAGGAAAGTTTGCTATTATCAGAAATCCAACGCGATATGATCTTCAGACACAATGTAAAATTGTCGCTGCGACAATG includes:
- the LOC106348967 gene encoding protein ENHANCED DOWNY MILDEW 2, with protein sequence MDSSDEEGEILPDYVDEYSFVDQSDIPVKFSILPAKWDDDEEEEEDPRLPVYLRGSTDCGNESVCKLAKAWRFDLCDERLKVQVFLHGMRWITLHKPAKSYEALVRTTLVTLQCLHFVKRNPEASSDRVWRSLDKVDGIQPSEHDLSDHVSLVCRAMKMDQDLTKSKCLRKFLEKTFQTTPTEVELPTQHQEDAQLPQEQNFTADNMLDEESSSDDDSEMNLQFDTVCSICDNGGYILCCEGSCLRAFHPTIADGADTSCESLGFPDGTQIHSLREYLCNNCLHKQHQCYACGQLGSSDENSSQEVFPCSASNCGHFYHPICVAKLLHDGDQIKTEELQAKISARDPFFCPLHICKVCKTSENKNLYACHFAVCRRCPTAYHRKCLPREITSELNCDEETPQRTWEKLLPYNRILIYCLNHEIVGNLGTPARDHLVFPDVSGPRRTLSHGLEPVKEDVPSVVTGFKHHEGINRSRKPRMNFKVNDYLNKRRMESIEKRLSKQEVPSDFADPNDVDDEDVESRVLSIIDEVDSSFSFEEFVKSRGETHAQCYQSRNDVGKNITTGLVETHVNAARAALKMFEAGRNEDARAIFDPDLLVQLMKHKTKLEIYLSPFLHGMRYTSFGRHFTKLEKLEEIVERLHSYVQNGDTIVDFCCGSNDLSCLMKAKLEKTGKTCFFKNFDLILPKNTFNFEKRDWLTVKKEELPDGSRLIMGLNPPFGFKSSLANTFIQKALEFKPKILILIVPSETKRVDAIAEYDLIWEDTNLLSGKSFYLPGSIDVNNKTIEQWNNIPPPLYLWSRRDWTWNHKAIALQQGHITHMYHSTYTVGLHHAEPPPDDGIVQEMEISPLD
- the LOC125589780 gene encoding laccase-15-like; this translates as MIKFGETVEIVLQGTNLGGGGIDHPMHLHGFSFYIVGFGFGNYNVTKDPSTKYNLKDPPYRNTATVPRSGWVAIRFTANNPGVWFMHCHFDRHLTWGMNVVFIVKNGRGINQQMLPPPPDLPPCY